In Papaver somniferum cultivar HN1 unplaced genomic scaffold, ASM357369v1 unplaced-scaffold_117, whole genome shotgun sequence, the DNA window TCTATCATTGGAATTGGGAATAGTGGAAAGGGTCTCACCATCCTCTTACACGAAATTACTACTTGCAAAAAAATATCACGGTGTGCTAATTAATCATTTTCGTTGTTTGAAGGGTTTAATTGGCTCATTTGGTGGTGTATGTTTGGAGTCCAAACTGAGTGAACTGTCTTAATAATGAGATTTGTGATTTTGTTGGAATAATTTAAGAAAATAACATCCGATGGGGTCACATTTGTTAATATGAGTCGTTTAAttattaagaaaaacaaaaaaaacaaaaaagtaaaccaaattccgggccgttacggcacgggtcatatcctagtataGATAAGAAAAACAAATTCCACCAATATCTAGGAAAACACATACTAGTAGTTTAGGACTAGTTTTGCAAGTCCCCAGCACCACACAGAGATATGAAGGCAATTTCTTAGCCTTGGAATGAGAGAAATCAGAGAAAGCGAACAAGATCAATGGAAAACCTTGCTGGAGATTTAATTATCAAAATTATCATTAGCCTACCTCTTTTTTCTATCGTAAGATGCAGGTGCGTATGCAACTCATGGTATAAATTACTCGATCGTGaattttgtagtatgaaacttaATTATGATAAGAAACATGAAAAATTTAAGACTACTTGTAACCGAACCAAGAGAAACATCAGATTATGAAACGTCTAGGATCCATGAGGGTGTTATGGTGATTAATATATTCCCAGAAATTATTAGACAAAACGTAGAATCGAAATCATTGATATCTAGTGAGGATGTTGTAAAGATTATGTACCCATTCGAGAAGAAGCCCTGTGACGGTCGTCGAGGTGATGGTATTACAATTGTGGGTTGTTGTAATGGTTTGATTTGCGCATCCCATGCTGGTTATATTTTTTATGTCTGGAATCCATGTACCGGAGAGTATAAAGTAATTAGATCGCCTTTTGGGTTTGAGAACCGATCtttagggtttggttatgattctaaaacttgtgaTTACAAGTTTGTCTCAATTTACAGTCAACCACGTACGGATGTTTCACAAGTTTGAGATATATACTTTAAGTTCAGATTCATGGGAAAACTATCATTCTTACAGTTCTTATGAAATTAGCGTAAAGCATGGGGTGTTTCCAAATGGAGCTGTCCACTGGGTAGCAAAGCAGCGTACCAAGTGGAAACCACAACTTTTAATTTGTATGGATATGGAAGACGGGGTATTCAAAGAAATACCACAACCTGAATATATGGATGATTTCGATTACAGATTTGTTGATGTGGTGAGAGGTTTCCTTTGCTTGCTTTGTAGTGTTCCTGACACTAATTTTGAGATACGGGAGATGATAAATTACGGAGTGAGAGAGAGTTGGTCTAAAGTGTTCAAAATTAACCAGCGACAACTTATGGCGACAGTGACAATGGGTATTCGATCCTGTAAATACATAAGGAAATCTATATCTTTAAAAGATGGCGAAATCCTATTAGAGATAATGGTGAAGGATAGTTTTCGTGAAAGGGTTGATGTTGTAAAAATTCACTTGGATGAAACAAAAAGACGCCAAAATATTAAGGCTTATGTGGAGAGGCTTAAACAAAAAGACTGTATGATTGTCAACTATCCCGGAATTTCGTTCGAAATAATAAATGAGGAGGATGAGGAATTATGTCAAAACACAAGAGGGTATGAATACATGAAGAATATCCAAGGGATGGAGGCTTATGTGGAGAGCCTAGTTTCAGATAACTCGGGTACGTTTGTTGGGAAAGAACAAAAAGATTACTACACGGTTGAAGAACTTCCACAGCTCTTACTGGTAGTTCCCTTTccagaaaattaaaattaaaatttgaatgTGTATTTTCTTCATGTGATATTAAATTTAAATATGCTGTTCTGCTCTAGCTCAGGTAGAAATATTTTCCGTTCCGGGGTTGAGATTTTCTGGAGCATTTACTGATTATTTATTGACAGGGACTTTAGTTTGTTTTCTCTATGTATGATTCGTTTAGGTATCCATATTTAGGTTTTTTGACAACTAAGAAAATGCGAGAAAACAAAATACTGCCTGCGGAGAAGTAGTATTCTCTTTGAATAAGAAAGTGTTTAGTttttataaattttcttttactttttaaaTTTATCCTTAGTTGTTCCAATATAAATATTGTTTTATATATCTATATCTCATATGTAAAACTAGATTATATGATACCCATACATCATTAATAAGGATGTACGTGGAAAAAACAACTTTGAAAATGGAGCTCCGCCTATGTAATGGTACCACAAAATTTTaaactccgcctatataataaGTAAGGTGGGAGTAAGAGTTTTATTGATTGATAACTGATAAATCATAACAGCCTTAAAACTGCTGGTTTTATTGTACCCACAACAAAATGGTGaaacgaaaagaaaaaagaaacatataTTTCTGATCTTCTAAACGCATCCAACCTGATCTTCTCTCTTGGATCATAAGATTCATAACCTTTCCATGAATTCGAGGCTTCCAGCCCAAACGTGTTTCccatttatattgattggtgcaGTTTCTCTCCCTTGCATGATTTCCTGCACCGGGATTTGAGAATGGAAAATTATTGACGCCCAAGATGGATGCTCATTACCTGGAACTTGCTGCATTGTAATTTTCTCGATACACCTTTCACCATACGATCTGTAGTATCAAGTGAATTTTATGAATAATTAAGCCACAGATCAGACGATTAATATACACAAATTTATTTAACGGTATTTGGTTGTTGAGTAAGATTATTACCTTTCCAAGAAGCTCTCAAGTTCTTTTTGTTGAACCGGATATTCTCGTGTAAACGTACAGAATATTGCACGCTTGCTTTCTGGTACATGTTCGTCCTTACCGAGCGTTGTATGATTTGGAAGAACAGAAGAGTACGCTGAAGGTGCATCAAAACAAGGTGCTGCTTGTTCTGCGTGGCCCTCTAGCAGATCTTGCGCTAAAGGAAGAACATTCAATTCTGGAAAGCTCATTCCTGACACCTCTTGAATTATGTCATCGAAAGCGATAGAAAATGATCCAAACACGGTTTCATTCACTTTCGTTATGACATTCGTACTGTTCGTGTATACCAACATCAGATTTATTCGCTTATTACCACCCATTAAGCCTTCAGTTAATGGCATATCAGACATATTAACCGCCGGTACAGGGGGTTGAACCGATTGAACACATCTGAGGCACATATCTGCTTCATCCAGGAGCTTGTTCACAACCATTTCATGGATCTTGAGAAATTTTCGAACTAGATTGGGAAACCCCATTCCTTCAAGAACAATCCACAATGCAATGGCTTGCATGGTTATAACTATTTCTCGCCCACTGTCCAGAACTAGTCTTCTATATAGCACTCTTGCATCTAGATAGAAGTTTCTGATATCATTATCAGCCATTACGTAAGATTTAGATATCGATGAAGTGATGGATGATGGATAATGGATTGATCGAATGATATGATGATGAATAAGGCTAAGGGGTGTCGATATGTTTTTGGGGCTTGGCTCCATTTTATAGGCTCTATTATGACTCTTGGAGATGTCTCTTGCCAAGAGACGCGGCTCTTAATGAGAAAAAGATAAATGCGAAAAGATGTTTTCTTCTTCGGTTTAAGACACAACGGTTGATGCAATTGCGGGTATGGGCATTAAAAGGGATTACTTTAGAATCCGAGTTATTaaaccagaaaagaaaaaaaattcttaacagGGTATGGCAGCAGCACCAGTGAAGATGATTACTTTAAAGAGTTCTGACGAAAAGACCTCCGTTATCGAGGAGGCTGTCGCATTGCAATCTAAAACCCTTGAGCACATGATAACTAATAACGAAACTGAGAATATTGTTACTCCCTTTACTACGTACCATCACCGGCAATATCTTGGCAAAAGTGATCGACTACTGCAGCAAACACGCCGAGTTTGAGACTAGAGATGAAGATAAAAAGATTTGGCATGCCCAGTTACTGAATTTTGATTTCAGAAAACATGATCCAGGCTGCGAATTTTCTGGACATAAAAGTCTTGTTTGACTTGGCATCAAAGAAAGTGGTTATGTGGATGGTTGGTAAAACTCCATGGGATATACGGAACATGCATGGACCTTTGATGATTAATATTTGCAGCGTGGAGTAGAAGGCAATCATAGCTgatggttttttatttttatgaatttATATATTTTATCTTTTATTATATATTTTCTGTTCTTCTTGTCGTATCAGTATACATGCACGCCAATACATTTCGGTTCATGATGAAATAAAAGCAAGTGATTCCTCTAAAAGCAACTGATAATACAAATAGAACTTGCAAGGAAAGACTCCGATTTGAAATACAATACTGTCACCTTTGATACACAAATACTATTTGCCTCCCAACAGCGTTATATAAAGGACAAGGGCAATCTAAGTTCTACCCTTGTTCGAAGGtgtggagccactccactcatcgccaattggttttgagttggaagcccacacacttcaaacatggtatcagagctagatCCGAATGAGAGTGGAATGAGAACTATGCCCAAAGGGCTGCCCGTCCACCCGTACAGAGATCCACGTTATAGTGGCTTGCTCTCCGCCCTACACGTGGATGGGGGCATGTTAGAGAAACTATAAAATAGTTCCACATAGCTAACTCATTAGCCTAGAccttaatatataaggtgtggagccactccactcagtgccaattggttttgagttggaagcccacacttcaaacatggtatcagagctaagccCGTATGAGAGTGGAATGAGAAGTAGGCTCAAAGGGCTCCCCGTCCACCCGTACAGAGGTCCACATTGTAGTGGTTTACTCCGCCGTACACGTGGAGGGGGAGCATGTTGGAGAAACTATAAGATAGTCCCACATTACTAACTCCTTAGCCtagatcttaatatataaggtgtgCAGCCACTCCACTCATAactaattggttttgagttggaagcccacacagTGCAAACAACGTTACTACATTAGGAACTAATCCCTTTTTTGGAATCTCATTAAACAGTTTTCTTGCATCTTCCAATTTGCCAGTCTGACAAAATCCATGAATAAGAATACTGTACATATTAATATTAGATAAGATACATGTACCCTCCATGGATTCAAACAATTCTATTGCCTCCACAATTTTCCCATTCTTGCATAGACCATCAAAAATTGTAATGCAAGTAACTTCATCTGGAGATTGACCAAAAGATTGCATCTCATTAAGAAACTTCTGAGCAGTCGTCATTCTTCCCTCCTTGTATAGCCCCCTTACTAGTGTATTATAGGTAACTGTTGTGGGATTCAACCCATTTTGCTTCATTTTCTTGAATAGTTGCTCAGCTGCATCCAACTTACGATTCTTACAATACCCATTAATTAATATATTGCAGCTGACAGCATCCGGTTGAAGTTCCCTATCCCCCATCGAGTTAAACAGTTTAACCGCCTCTTGCAGCCGACCTACCAAATGTTATTGTATCTGGTGAAATCCCTTGAAACATCATTTCATCAAAATATCGTCTTGCTTCCTCATGTTGACCATTTACACAATGACTATGAATCATAGAATTGTAAGTAGTTAAATTTGCAGAAATTCCTCGCCTAAGCATCTCATCAAAGAGTCTTTTCACATCTTTTAACCGGCCAGAATTACCAAACCCGTTAATCAAAATATTGTAAGTAAGCACAATATTCGAATCGTTAAGCATTTCGGAGAAGAGAACCAAAGCTTGATCAAGTAAACCTTCTTTACAAAGAGTATCTATAATAGCATTATATGAAACACCATCGGGTCTACAATTCCATTTCAACATGTTGTTTTTTAACTGAAGCGCACGATCCACTTGACCAGTTGTACAGAGCCCATGTATAAGAGTATTACAGGTATAGGCACTAGGTTGAATACCCGTCTTAGTCGAACATTTTGATTGCAAGATCAATCTTTGCTTGAAGACACAACCCCTTGATCAGTGTAGTATAAGTGACAGTATCAGGATGATAACCTCTTTTTAACATCTCTCCCAGCAaacaaaacccatgattaacttttCCTGATTGACAGCagcaattaatcaaaatattgaatgTATACAAACCAGGTTGTACCCCaaccaaattcatcttcttaAACAACAAAATGACATCTGAATAACATTTAATCTTGGATAATGATCCGAACACATGATTAAGCGTATCATTAGAAGGTAATGGTCTCTCCAAAATCAATAGATCAAAGTATTTCAAACCATCATCAAAATTCTTAATCCTTCCAGATTTACACTCATCCATCATAAAACGTTCAAGTTGTCTTATTATTCTACTACCATTATAACCACCTTGAGAAGCATAAGAATGATATCTCACGATTTTATGATTCCCTAGAAATgagtgataataataataattacctcCTGCTGCAGCTCTTGTATCCAGCAGTAATCTCAAATTCATTTCAAGGAAAATTTACTTTACTGTTGGTAGAAGATCCCAAATTCTTAATCTTGTTAATTCTGGTAACTTGGGTGTCCCTTCATAATTTAACGAGTGAATGAAAGAAACTTAAGATGGAGCTGGGCGATACAAACCAGTCTTCTTGACTCACTCATGTACATTAATAATACAGGCACAAAATGAAAACCGTGAAAACTGACTTGTCTCGTCTTGTCTGGTCTGGTCTTCTCCTTGACTAAaacctttagattttgtttcccCGGAGAAGCTTCGTCCATAATTTTGAGACCCTATGCCAATTTATGTACGTTTGATTTAGATTTTCATCGGACAAGCCCCTGTATAAATGTAGTGCGTAATCAGTGCCGTCCCCTGCGGCTTGGTGAATTCGCTGAATGAGTTAGTTTGGTCCGGTTGACTCGGTCAAATGTCTGGTTGGTCCTTTTCTTAAATGAATATTACTGTTCGGGACTAGGACGGAGAATAGCCATGCGAGCTTTTTTTTATACTAAAATATCCTTTTATAACCGTATATACACTAAATCAGTAAAGAAaaaatcatttgcagatttgctTTCTCTTTCCTTTCTGTTCTTCAAATCTAGTTTTTGtctctcatttttcttcttctgctacgAGATTTTTCGTTTTTAGGTTTCCGATTTACAGAGATTGATaacaaagatgaagatttgattttttcttttttttagtgtttttcttctgctgctgcgTTCTTCTCTGTTGctgtcaaagaagatgaagattgatgACGAAGATTTATTTACAGATAagaaaatttgaaaattgattttgaagaGTTGAAGATTACGAAGATTTGATTTGTcgtcaaagaagatgaagattgattTTCTCACATTTGGCTTCAGTTTTGGCTTTGATTTTAAGTGTTCATTCGAAAGAAAATGAGCTCTGTTTTTTGTTATTTATTCATACCCTTTTTAAGAATGAACTTTGTTctagttttgatttattttgtttcgattaggtgttcattttgaaataaagaacaCTGTttaattaggtgttcatttgaaagaatgaactttgtTCTCGTTTTGGTTTGattgggtgttcatttgaaaggatgaactctgttttttgttcACAATAATGAAGTTTTATTATGtgttcattttaaagaatgaactttgttataattttgttttgattagaATTCGAAAAAATGAATTCTCTTCTTTGTTCATAACAATGAAGatttgttgtgtgttcattttAGATAATGAACTATGTTCTGGTTGTTGtttgattaggtgttcatttgaaggaatgaacttttgtatGAAAATAGTAGAAAGTTTAGAGTTCATCGGAGAACATGAACTCAAATAATTATGGAAATAGAAGAATTGCGGGAATTAATAATGTTGAAACTGTATGTAAGGGTATCTTGGTCTATTTGATATTTTCATATAATTATAGACCAAACGCTTTTTACCGCTGGACCAAACTATTCTGGTCCCAACTATAAATGGATCAAACACAAGTTTTcccaaaaataaatatccaaagCCTAGTTAGTGATTCGGAATATGACAAAAGCGTAGGACTGCAAACTTACGAGaattattgcttttgaagaaATGTAGATTCAGTCCATTATTCGGTAGGAAACAGTTCGTGATTCGTAAATAATTCAGAACGACATACATATGTGTATAATTCATTTTAGAGATTCAAATTCGGAAAACGAAATTCGGCATATATTAACCTTTAGAAAACTATTCTTAACATAATCTTGCCTTGTGTTATGATTTAATGATTTAAACGTatgaaatataaaatataatccgcAAGTACATGTATATTGGTGATATTAATCTTAGTTTGGTATATGTAAGATTTTAGAAGTCAAAAATGTGATACAAAATGATAGTTTGGTGATGACGCGAAAATATTACACGAGCCGTATAATTTAGTAATTCGCAAATATGGGTATAATTCATTTTAGTATTAGTATGAAAATTCACAAACCTAATTGGGATACGGAAAGTAAGTAGGAGATGCACGAGTTCAGACGATTCGGACAGATTCGTAAATTATACCGATGAAATTCGCGAGCTTACTAACTAGGACCCAAAAGAGAACTTATTTTCATTGGTATGTTGAACTAAAGGGTGTGGAATTGGTGTTTGGGGTTTAAATAGATACGTGATTCTCCAGTTTGGGGTCCAGGCAGTGTAGCGCCATCTTGGTCGAACACTGACTAGGCCGGTGTCACACCTTCAAATGCACCTTGCAAATTTCTACGAAAGTGTAACCTGACAGTATAGTGGTTCCGTGAATCAAGCTTCACCCAcctgcacttcagccttataagtttacACCTACGCAAATAGACAACTCTTCAGTTATACAATGGAAGTTTTTAAGCcttctttatcttctctaaacttctcaaatgcatcccataAAACATTCAAACAATGTCATACATTACCAACAACAAGCATCCAACCAACAACACTTAGAGCATGACACAATTACTCACTTTTTATAACATTAAGGGAAGATATACAAAACTTTCTCACTTAGGGACATACACAGACTTGTTTCTTTTGAACCAAGCCTTAACCTTGAAAAAACTCTCTCAACTGAGTCTCACAATCTCCTATGTAAGCCTACTGATTTTCCCATGCCTTAGGACTATTTGTACAGAATCTTTTTAGGATAAAAAACGTGCACAACTGTTGCACACGCAGGGGACATCCATCTGTCCCATGGAGTAGTTCCATAACCGCCTATAGAGGGCCACCTTGGGCAGTTTCTCTTTAAACTCGGTCCAACACTCAACACATGTTCCACAGTAGTTAGAAACATTCTCCATGCTTATAAACTCCATTTTTAGCCTTCCTTTATTGTCTTGCATCATTGGCACGCTTGTGAAGCTTGTCACGAACTCTTAACTGTCAATTGAGTCGTATTGCACAATTGTTGCGCTTTACTGAACTTGGCCCTGCATTCTTCTTGCTCTAAGCTAATGCACGGTCAATCCTTGTGCTTCAATCATAAGGGCCGACTCCTTAAGCTCATTTTAGTCATTCATGCGTCATATGCCTCACTTAAccaatttgcttgacaatagCAATGTCGCACTTATATTACTAGATTGTTTGCACTTGTTCAAGATTTGGTCGTTCCTCGAAATAATGCATAGAACAAGTTTTGGCCTATTCTactttcttgcatcatccttgagtttgggccaactcaattatGTGAAtatgcatcaatgccaacatcgcatgttgcatctttcCACTTTGGCGTTGTCTTGCCattcctcaatgaagcttcattgtgtcggcaaATAAGATTCATTACTTATCCAAATGTCTTTACAATGTGGCGGCACCTTTGCGCTTCATTATCCCTGTAGGGTTATGTCATTCTTAGTACTTGATAGTCCATGtaatgttgcgcaatcattgtgcgccACTTGCCTAGACGGTCATAGACATCCCCCACTTAATACGTTCAATGTCCTCGTTGAACGTGACCCAGTATAAACACTATACTTGTCTTAACTTCGCTATTACGCACCTGCAAAACCTCTTTTGAAATTCAGCAATCTTTGCTGGTCTTTGCGAAACTCCTTTGCAAAATTTCATGCCTAAGAACCAACACCACTTAGCTTTACTTCTTTTCTATTGATCTCACTAACTTGAGCCACACCTTAGCGTTGTGCACTACGCTACAACTGCTACTCAAATTATGTATCAACACCCAAATGCAAACTTGAAATTCTTCTTAGCCAATTTCCTCCAAATTAGGCATGAATTCCACTTCAATCTTTTACGCGTAAGTGTACACACAAAATGATTCTTCTTAACTGATCACTACGATCACTGCCTTAGTCTTTCGGCTGCTGACTTTGCCTTTTGTATCTaactgttaaagcactgctcggttgaacccactagcgttggtatgtcaagttagttgtcaattttagttgtcaaaatacattcttgatttagcattttaaagatagtttcggactagattaggtctaagaagttgaatcaaagctatccttaaaggatgaagattgaagattgaagactacaaaaagacatcaacaaaggtatgtgattgatttcatttggattcttgttcaattctacctttctaatctatcaagatatatactcactctatgaaacaattccgatgacgataAATCTACATT includes these proteins:
- the LOC113329883 gene encoding uncharacterized protein LOC113329883 → MADNDIRNFYLDARVLYRRLVLDSGREIVITMQAIALWIVLEGMGFPNLVRKFLKIHEMVVNKLLDEADMCLRCVQSVQPPVPAVNMSDMPLTEGLMGGNKRINLMLVYTNSTNVITKVNETVFGSFSIAFDDIIQEVSGMSFPELNVLPLAQDLLEGHAEQAAPCFDAPSAYSSVLPNHTTLGKDEHVPESKRAIFCTFTREYPVQQKELESFLERSYGERCIEKITMQQVPGNEHPSWASIIFHSQIPVQEIMQGRETAPININGKHVWAGSLEFMERL
- the LOC113329766 gene encoding pentatricopeptide repeat-containing protein At3g22470, mitochondrial-like; translated protein: MGDRELQPDAVSCNILINGYCKNRKLDAAEQLFKKMKQNGLNPTTVTYNTLVRGLYKEGRMTTAQKFLNEMQSFGQSPDEVTCITIFDGLCKNGKIVEAIELFESMEGTCILSNINMYSILIHGFCQTGKLEDARKLFNEIPKKGLVPNVVTLFALCGLPTQNQLVMSGVAAHLIY
- the LOC113329767 gene encoding pentatricopeptide repeat-containing protein At1g62680, mitochondrial-like, producing MNLRLLLDTRAAAGGNYYYYHSFLGNHKIVRYHSYASQGGYNGSRIIRQLERFMMDECKSGRIKNFDDGLKYFDLLILERPLPSNDTLNHVFGSLSKIKCYSDVILLFKKMNLVGVQPGKVNHGFCLLGEMLKRGYHPDTVTYTTLIKGLCLQAKIDLAIKIPDGVSYNAIIDTLCKEGLLDQALVLFSEMLNDSNIVLTYNILINGFGNSGRLKDVKRLFDEMLRRGISANLTTYNSMIHSHCVNGQHEEARRYFDEMMFQGISPDTITFGRSAARGG